A region of Salinibacter sp. 10B DNA encodes the following proteins:
- a CDS encoding fructosamine kinase family protein gives MIPDSLRETLETHLDVTIDSVAAVGGGCIANACRVETDGAPFFLKYGDEEVARTFPGEAAGLEALAAADSPLTVPSIRETAPPTDDRPGFLVMEWINSGRRGRRFWERFGEGLAALHRHAAEAYGFDDDNFIGQSPQPNEWMDEWPAFFRSQRLEPQVQMARERGRWQSSWNRPLETLYRRLPELLPETPDASVLHGDLWKGNFMVTAVGEPAIIDPATYYGHREADLAMTELFGGFQDRFYDAYRSAWALDPGYETRRDIYNLYHLLNHLNLFGAGYANSVQRTLNAVV, from the coding sequence ATGATTCCTGATTCGCTGCGCGAGACCTTGGAAACCCATCTTGACGTGACGATTGATAGTGTCGCGGCAGTGGGAGGCGGCTGCATTGCCAATGCCTGCCGGGTCGAAACTGACGGTGCGCCCTTTTTTCTAAAATACGGCGACGAAGAGGTAGCGCGCACCTTCCCGGGTGAGGCGGCGGGCCTGGAGGCACTCGCGGCCGCCGACAGTCCACTGACCGTCCCGTCCATCCGTGAAACTGCCCCGCCCACGGACGACCGCCCCGGCTTTCTCGTGATGGAGTGGATCAATTCCGGACGCAGAGGCCGTCGGTTCTGGGAGCGGTTTGGGGAAGGACTGGCCGCACTACACCGTCACGCTGCCGAGGCGTACGGCTTCGACGATGACAACTTCATCGGCCAGTCGCCGCAACCGAACGAGTGGATGGACGAGTGGCCAGCCTTTTTCCGATCGCAGCGGCTGGAGCCGCAGGTGCAAATGGCCCGGGAGCGCGGCCGGTGGCAGTCCTCGTGGAATCGTCCGCTGGAGACCCTGTATCGGCGCCTGCCCGAGCTTCTGCCGGAAACCCCCGACGCCTCGGTCCTCCACGGCGATTTGTGGAAGGGCAACTTCATGGTGACGGCGGTGGGCGAGCCTGCGATTATCGATCCGGCCACGTACTATGGCCACCGAGAAGCGGACCTCGCCATGACGGAGCTCTTTGGGGGCTTCCAAGATCGCTTCTACGACGCCTACCGCTCGGCCTGGGCTCTGGACCCCGGCTACGAGACGCGTCGCGACATCTACAACCTGTACCACCTGCTCAACCATCTCAACCTCTTCGGCGCAGGCTACGCGAACTCTGTGCAGCGGACGCTCAACGCAGTGGTCTAG